A single window of Methylacidimicrobium sp. AP8 DNA harbors:
- a CDS encoding LptA/OstA family protein: protein MKSLLPLAACLLVLIAGGPSELHAQFPEAKPPELQAHPDATVVTSNTFRLDMNIHQGFFNGNVIMITNNMRLRSNEMTVFFDESGSQVKRLIARGDALLEQPKRTGKSQQMEYIVAENKLIMTGNPEVIDDQNHVTGTVITLFRDTDQMQVDGHSKVVLYQGANPAQPPQPAPNR from the coding sequence ATGAAATCCCTCCTTCCTCTCGCAGCCTGCCTGCTGGTTCTCATCGCCGGCGGGCCCTCCGAGCTTCATGCTCAGTTTCCGGAGGCGAAGCCGCCGGAGTTGCAGGCGCATCCGGACGCTACGGTCGTCACCTCCAACACCTTCCGGCTGGACATGAATATCCATCAGGGCTTTTTTAACGGGAACGTCATCATGATCACCAACAACATGCGCCTGCGATCCAACGAGATGACCGTCTTCTTCGATGAGAGCGGCAGCCAGGTGAAGCGGCTGATCGCCCGCGGCGATGCCCTTCTCGAGCAGCCGAAGAGGACAGGCAAGTCCCAACAGATGGAATACATCGTCGCGGAGAACAAGCTCATCATGACGGGAAATCCGGAGGTGATCGATGATCAGAACCATGTGACCGGAACGGTCATCACCCTGTTTCGGGACACCGACCAGATGCAGGTCGACGGCCATAGCAAGGTCGTCCTCTACCAAGGGGCGAATCCGGCGCAGCCGCCGCAGCCCGCCCCCAATCGATAA
- the kdsA gene encoding 3-deoxy-8-phosphooctulonate synthase has product MFPKSRSFFLIAGPCVLESEPLALQIAASLRETTARLGIPFCFKASFDKANRSSLGSYRGPGLAAGLETLGRIREKLGIPVTTDIHESAQAAPVAAVVDLLQIPAFLSRQTDLLLAAAETGKPVNVKKGQFLAASDVDRIAEKLRSAGCSHFFFTERGTSFGYHDLVVDMRNLVRMRKSGHRVIFDATHSVQKPSALGSASGGDRDLAYPLARAAVAVGIDGLFLETHPAPEESPSDGATMIPLAQVPSVLEKLLKIHEAAEPGEPA; this is encoded by the coding sequence ATGTTCCCGAAGAGTCGATCTTTTTTCCTCATCGCCGGACCCTGCGTGTTAGAATCCGAGCCTCTGGCGCTTCAGATCGCCGCAAGCCTGCGGGAAACCACCGCACGGCTCGGGATCCCTTTCTGCTTCAAAGCTTCCTTCGACAAGGCCAACCGATCGTCCCTGGGTTCCTACCGGGGCCCGGGATTGGCCGCCGGCCTCGAAACCTTGGGGCGCATCCGCGAAAAGCTGGGCATCCCGGTGACCACCGACATCCACGAGAGCGCCCAGGCCGCGCCCGTCGCGGCGGTGGTCGACCTGCTGCAGATCCCTGCGTTTCTTTCCCGGCAGACCGACCTTCTCTTGGCCGCCGCCGAGACGGGGAAGCCTGTCAACGTGAAGAAGGGGCAGTTTCTTGCCGCCTCGGACGTCGACCGGATTGCCGAAAAGCTCCGCTCGGCGGGCTGCTCCCACTTCTTTTTTACCGAGAGGGGGACTTCGTTCGGCTATCATGACCTCGTCGTCGATATGCGAAATCTAGTGCGGATGCGAAAGAGCGGTCACCGCGTCATCTTCGATGCCACCCACTCGGTCCAGAAGCCGAGCGCTCTCGGCTCCGCTTCCGGAGGAGACCGGGATCTGGCCTATCCCTTGGCGCGGGCGGCCGTCGCCGTGGGAATCGACGGACTCTTCCTGGAGACCCATCCCGCACCCGAAGAATCCCCTTCCGACGGAGCGACCATGATTCCCCTGGCGCAAGTCCCCTCTGTCCTCGAGAAGCTCTTGAAAATCCATGAAGCGGCCGAACCCGGCGAGCCTGCCTAA
- a CDS encoding glycosyltransferase gives MFRRRVLILSTSAGTGHLRAAEALGKVFRRQPETDEVLTLDALKFTNKIFRDFYSSLYIQLVEKAPAFLGWWYKMTDEPWKTDRMRLMLDRLNTGPLVEFLESYAPDITVCTHFLPAELISHLISQARLRTRLSIVVTDFHFHAMWLCRLFHRYFVATEETRVHLSRLGLPEERITVSGIPIDPVFSVPLARSDARRALGVDPHLPLLLVSAGALGVGPAEVVVESLRSLSTLVQIVVICGKNPSLRERLLKTKAEWRASSPLKVFGYTQEMHRWMAAADLLIGKPGGLTASEAMARGLPMVIVAPIPGQEELNSDYLLEQGAAVKCHEFTTLAYKVDSLLGNPSRLQVMRTAARNAAHPNAAQIIVRRLLEDEAQEPEPIWINRKQKEQIAQAAKAVRL, from the coding sequence ATGTTTCGTCGACGCGTTCTCATCCTTTCCACGAGCGCCGGCACGGGGCATCTTCGCGCAGCCGAGGCGCTGGGCAAGGTCTTCCGCCGCCAACCGGAAACCGACGAAGTCCTGACCCTCGACGCCCTCAAGTTCACGAACAAGATCTTTCGCGATTTCTATTCGAGCCTCTACATCCAGCTCGTGGAAAAAGCGCCTGCCTTTCTCGGCTGGTGGTACAAGATGACCGACGAGCCGTGGAAGACCGACCGGATGCGGCTGATGCTCGATCGGCTCAATACCGGCCCGCTCGTCGAATTCCTCGAAAGCTACGCCCCCGACATCACCGTCTGCACCCACTTCCTTCCGGCGGAGCTGATCTCTCACTTGATCTCCCAGGCTCGATTGCGCACGCGCCTTTCGATTGTCGTGACCGATTTCCATTTCCATGCTATGTGGCTCTGCCGCCTTTTCCACCGTTACTTCGTCGCCACCGAAGAGACGCGCGTCCACTTGAGCCGCCTCGGTCTGCCGGAAGAGCGGATCACTGTCAGCGGGATCCCGATCGACCCCGTGTTTTCTGTGCCGCTCGCCCGCTCCGACGCGCGTCGGGCCCTGGGGGTCGACCCGCACCTCCCCCTCCTTTTGGTCTCCGCCGGCGCCCTCGGCGTCGGACCCGCAGAGGTGGTTGTCGAATCCCTCCGCAGCCTTTCCACGCTCGTCCAGATCGTGGTCATCTGCGGCAAGAACCCTTCTCTCCGCGAGCGGCTCTTGAAGACGAAAGCCGAATGGAGGGCATCTTCCCCTCTGAAAGTGTTCGGCTACACCCAAGAGATGCACCGGTGGATGGCCGCTGCCGACCTCCTGATCGGCAAGCCCGGCGGTCTTACCGCCTCAGAAGCGATGGCCAGGGGGCTGCCGATGGTCATCGTGGCCCCCATCCCCGGCCAGGAAGAGCTGAACAGCGATTACCTGCTGGAGCAGGGTGCTGCGGTCAAATGCCACGAGTTCACCACCCTCGCTTACAAGGTTGACTCCCTTCTCGGCAATCCTTCCCGCTTGCAGGTGATGCGGACGGCGGCTCGGAACGCGGCCCACCCCAACGCCGCGCAGATCATTGTCCGCCGCCTTCTCGAAGACGAAGCCCAGGAGCCAGAACCGATTTGGATCAATCGCAAACAAAAAGAACAGATCGCCCAGGCGGCCAAGGCAGTGCGACTCTAG
- a CDS encoding CTP synthase, which translates to MKYVFITGGVVSSLGKGLTAAALGTLLESRGLKISLQKLDPYINVDPGTMNPYQHGEVYVLEDGSETDLDLGHYERFTSVKLTRKNNATTGQIYESVIHKERRGDYLGKTVQVIPHITDEIKERIRAAASAGDYDLLITEIGGTTGDIEGLPFLEAVRQLALEVGPGNALFLHVTLVPYLRAAGELKSKPTQQSVAKLREIGIQPNILVCRTERPLTPEVRAKLALYCSVPLEAVVEEIDLEHSIYELPLLLQKERLDELVVRSLRLALPPADLREWEKFLQQILAPKYRVRIAMVGKYIEHHDAYKSVNEALAHAGAALQTGIDLIPVDAEEVEKRGPEDLLGKAQGIIVPGGFGHRGVQGKIEAARFARERKIPYLGLCLGMQIAAVEFARNVLGLPEAHSTEFCPATPDPVICLLEEQHQTVQKGASMRLGASLCRLVPGTKCQAAYQAMTTRERHRHRYEFNNAYREAFARSGFAVAGTTEDSKLVELLELTDHPWFVGCQFHPEFHSRPNSPHPLFSGFLREALRTPAG; encoded by the coding sequence ATGAAGTACGTGTTCATAACGGGCGGAGTGGTCAGCTCCCTTGGGAAAGGACTGACCGCCGCTGCCTTGGGTACGCTCCTGGAAAGCCGGGGCCTCAAGATTTCCCTGCAAAAGCTCGATCCTTACATCAACGTCGACCCGGGCACCATGAACCCCTACCAGCATGGAGAGGTCTACGTGCTCGAGGACGGCTCCGAAACCGATCTGGATCTCGGCCACTACGAGCGATTCACGTCGGTCAAGCTCACCCGGAAGAACAACGCGACCACCGGCCAGATCTACGAATCGGTCATCCACAAGGAAAGGCGCGGCGATTATCTCGGAAAGACCGTCCAGGTCATTCCCCATATCACCGACGAAATCAAGGAACGGATCCGCGCGGCGGCCTCCGCCGGCGACTACGATCTGCTCATCACCGAAATCGGGGGAACCACCGGGGACATCGAAGGATTGCCCTTCCTGGAGGCGGTCCGGCAGCTTGCGCTGGAAGTCGGACCGGGCAATGCCCTCTTCCTCCATGTCACGCTGGTCCCCTACCTTCGCGCCGCCGGAGAGCTCAAGAGCAAGCCGACCCAGCAGAGTGTCGCCAAGCTTCGGGAGATCGGCATCCAACCCAACATTCTGGTCTGCCGCACCGAGCGTCCGCTCACACCCGAGGTGCGGGCCAAGCTCGCCCTCTATTGCAGCGTTCCGCTGGAGGCAGTCGTCGAGGAAATCGACCTGGAGCATTCGATCTACGAGCTACCGCTCCTCCTCCAAAAGGAGCGGCTTGACGAGCTGGTCGTCCGTTCCCTCCGCTTGGCGCTGCCCCCCGCGGACCTGCGGGAGTGGGAAAAGTTTCTCCAGCAGATCCTCGCGCCGAAGTACCGAGTGCGGATCGCCATGGTCGGCAAATACATCGAGCATCACGACGCATACAAGAGCGTAAACGAGGCCCTGGCGCATGCGGGCGCGGCACTCCAAACCGGAATCGATCTGATCCCGGTCGATGCGGAGGAGGTGGAGAAGCGAGGTCCGGAGGACCTGCTCGGGAAGGCGCAGGGCATCATCGTGCCGGGAGGCTTCGGCCACCGGGGCGTTCAGGGAAAGATCGAGGCGGCTCGCTTCGCCCGGGAGCGAAAGATCCCCTACCTCGGCCTCTGCTTGGGCATGCAGATCGCCGCCGTCGAGTTCGCCCGGAACGTCCTCGGCTTGCCGGAGGCGCACAGCACCGAGTTCTGTCCGGCGACGCCCGACCCAGTGATCTGCCTTCTCGAGGAACAGCATCAGACGGTGCAAAAAGGAGCCTCGATGCGGCTGGGCGCTTCCCTCTGCCGGCTGGTTCCCGGGACCAAGTGTCAGGCCGCCTATCAGGCGATGACGACACGGGAGCGCCACCGCCACCGCTACGAGTTCAACAACGCCTACCGCGAAGCGTTCGCGCGCTCGGGCTTCGCGGTGGCGGGAACCACCGAGGACAGCAAGCTGGTCGAGCTGCTGGAGCTGACCGACCACCCCTGGTTCGTGGGTTGCCAGTTCCACCCGGAATTTCATTCCCGGCCCAACTCCCCCCATCCCCTTTTCTCTGGCTTTTTGCGGGAAGCGCTCCGCACCCCGGCCGGATAG